A window of Cryptomeria japonica chromosome 3, Sugi_1.0, whole genome shotgun sequence contains these coding sequences:
- the LOC131037438 gene encoding cationic peroxidase 1-like has protein sequence MMAFRALAWIALILLGLSNVNGQLNSTFYDSTCPNMSSTIQAVVKQAIANESRMGASIVRLHFHDCFVNGCDGSILLDDSVNITGEKTAGPNNNSVRGFDVIDTIKSQVEAMCSGVVSCADILAIAARDSVVALGGPSWKVQLGRRDSLTANLSGANRDLPSPTSSLNTLISAFNAKGLSTRDMIALSGAHTIGQARCTTFRTRIYNETNINSTFASSVQANCPFSGGDNNLSPLDVQTPTTFDIDYYTNLMSQQGLLHSDQELFNNGSADSQVTTYANNQTTFFSDFAAAMVNMGNISPLIGSSGQVRTSCRKPN, from the exons ATGATGGCATTCAGAGCCCTTGCATGGATAGCGTTGATTTTGTTGGGTTTGAGTAATGTGAATGGGCAGCTGAATTCGACATTTTATGACAGTACTTGTCCAAATATGTCGTCGACAATCCAGGCGGTGGTGAAACAAGCAATCGCCAATGAATCAAGGATGGGCGCATCTATAGTCCGTCTTCACTTTCACGATTGCTTTGTTAAC GGGTGCGACGGATCGATACTCTTGGACGACTCGGTCAACATAACAGGAGAAAAAACCGCTGGACCGAACAATAATTCTGTAAGAGGATTCGACGTGATCGATACCATCAAATCCCAAGTCGAAGCAATGTGCAGTGGAGTTGTGTCTTGTGCAGACATTCTCGCCATTGCTGCTCGTGATTCTGTGGTTGCG TTGGGAGGACCATCATGGAAAGTACAGCTGGGGAGGAGAGACTCGTTAACTGCAAACCTAAGCGGTGCAAACAGAGACCTTCCATCTCCAACATCGAGCCTCAACACACTTATCTCAGCATTTAATGCCAAGGGTCTTTCTACGAGGGACATGATTGCCCTTTCAG GTGCTCACACAATCGGTCAAGCACGGTGCACCACTTTCAGAACTCGCATCTACAATGAAACCAACATCAATAGCACATTTGCCAGTTCTGTGCAGGCTAACTGCCCTTTCAGTGGTGGAGACAACAATCTGTCACCCTTAGATGTACAAACTCCCACTACCTTTGATATCGACTACTATACAAATCTGATGAGCCAGCAAGGACTTCTCCACTCCGATCAGGAGCTTTTTAATAATGGATCAGCTGATTCTCAGGTTACTACTTACGCTAACAACCAGACTACCTTCTTCAGCGATTTTGCAGCTGCGATGGTGAATATGGGAAATATAAGCCCTCTCATTGGCAGCAGTGGACAAGTTCGGACCAGCTGTAGGAAGCCCAATTGA